Proteins encoded by one window of Aspergillus puulaauensis MK2 DNA, chromosome 4, nearly complete sequence:
- a CDS encoding uncharacterized protein (COG:S;~EggNog:ENOG410PSWT): MTDKGAHPGVKSLLARFENSQPSAASPPPRDRSPASSDSLSKVRASFVAVDGGSQGGPALGLRRISPHSDSLPSPSRAKSFESEDLDGSIKSNGSSAQPTNGFGSPQQVNATEKQDTIPAAVEPKGKEKADEVTSENKENQPTPKSGTVVPEASTAKPAKTVSKKPSNVNAGKIASTNKPASQAPISKTSATSRTATSATKPDTEKTAATRTIRTSRPSTTAVSGKSNEAKAPVHKTSRTSLATTNKTSTRPTRASPPAREATKPAARSSDVRSSSAARPARVANSTGSSQTSAAKSGATSTLSRKPSSLKSTTRQRAITPTASSVRKQAASRSPPGQSPNDRPHSRSSTASKPVDESFLARMMRPTASSASKTHEKVEIKSPPRSNVTRSPRKVSSKSDTRSPPATKQKAVPKTPSEPEHRPASESVETQQKEQDAKPVQEAAEQATTEIPAQAPGKSPEPVIETKSHEEAPADAPVEPSVEPSVEPAAEPAAEPATEHPTEPAAEPSGSIANKESEVTPAAQPEQTAEEAASEPTEPTKPEISQKVDENAEPTTVPAYPETEIPEKKVLAPAAEIVEKPTEPADINGADAPRTAEPTESEVPAVSQDKELAATNEAPLEPETKSAEVDIDLSKLTLNDKDASN; this comes from the coding sequence ATGACCGACAAAGGTGCCCACCCCGGCGTGAAGAGTCTCCTCGCGAGGTTCGAAAATAGCCAGCCAAGTGCCgcgtctcctcctcctcgcgaCAGATCTCCCGCCAGCTCTGATAGTCTATCGAAGGTACGCGCAAGCTTTGTCGCTGTTGATGGGGGGTCTCAGGGGGGTCCCGCTCTGGGTTTACGCCGCATAAGCCCGCATAGCGACAGCCTCCCTTCGCCATCGAGAGCTAAAAGCTTTGAGTCGGAAGATCTTGATGGTAGCATCAAGAGCAACGGATCTTCCGCTCAACCGACCAATGGGTTTGGTAGCCCGCAGCAAGTGAATGCAACCGAGAAGCAGGACACTATCCCCGCTGCCGTCGAGCCtaaaggaaaagagaaggcCGATGAAGTAACTTCTGAAAACAAGGAAAACCAGCCGACACCCAAATCCGGCACGGTTGTACCTGAAGCATCAACAGCAAAGCCCGCGAAGACCGTTTCAAAGAAACCGTCAAACGTGAACGCCGGAAAGATAGCTTCGACCAATAAGCCTGCCTCTCAAGCGCCAATTTCGAAGACCTCAGCCACATCACGCACGGCAACCTCGGCCACCAAACCTGACACCGAAAAGACCGCGGCCACTAGGACAATCCGCACATCTAGGCCATCTACAACTGCTGTTAGTGGAAAGAGCAACGAAGCGAAGGCACCTGTTCATAAAACAAGCCGGACATCGCTTGCCACAACAAATAAGACGTCTACCAGGCCAACCCGTGCTTCGCCTCCCGCTCGTGAGGCTACGAAGCCGGCAGCTCGAAGTAGTGATGTTCGATCGTCATCGGCAGCTAGACCAGCTCGTGTTGCAAACTCCACAGGTTCTTCCCAAACGTCAGCAGCGAAATCCGGTGCTACTTCTACTCTATCGCGCAAGCCGTCCAGCTTGAAGAGCACAACACGCCAACGTGCAATTACCCCTACCGCATCCAGTGTTCGTAAGCAAGCAGCATCGCGTTCGCCCCCTGGGCAGTCACCGAATGATCGCCCACATTCCCGTTCGAGTACAGCCTCTAAGCCCGTCGACGAGAGCTTTCTGGCAAGGATGATGCGCCCTACAGCCAGCTCCGCAAGCAAGACGCACGAGAAAGTGGAAATCAAGAGTCCTCCTCGATCCAATGTCACCCGCTCCCCCAGGAAGGTATCATCAAAGTCGGACACTCGTTCACCCCCTGCAACGAAGCAGAAAGCTGTACCTAAGACGCCCTCCGAGCCCGAACATCGCCCTGCCAGCGAATCAGTCGAGACTCAACAGAAAGAACAAGACGCCAAGCCCGTGCAAGAGGCCGCGGAACAAGCTACTACAGAAATTCCTGCCCAGGCTCCGGGCAAGTCTCCGGAACCTGTTATTGAAACCAAGTCACACGAGGAGGCACCCGCTGATGCACCAGTGGAGCCTTCTGTTGAGCCTTCTGTtgagcctgctgctgagcctgctgctgaaccTGCTACTGAGCATCCTActgagcctgctgctgagcctTCTGGCAGCATAGCCAACAAGGAATCAGAGGTGACTCCTGCCGCACAGCCAGAGCAGACAGCCGAAGAGGCAGCCTCCGAACCCACCGAGCCCACTAAACCTGAAATCTCTCAGAAGGTCGATGAGAATGCTGAGCCCACAACAGTTCCTGCATACCCAGAAACCGAGATTCCTGAGAAGAAGGTTTTggctccagctgcagagaTTGTGGAAAAGCCAACCGAGCCGGCAGACATCAATGGTGCTGACGCTCCTCGAACAGCAGAGCCAACTGAATCCGAGGTACCTGCTGTTTCACAAGACAAGGAGCTCGCTGCCACCAACGAAGCCCCTCTTGAGCCAGAGACCAAATCTGCCGAAGTTGATATTGATCTCAGCAAATTGACGCTAAACGACAAGGATGCCTCGAACTAG
- a CDS encoding DUF1769 domain-containing protein (COG:S;~EggNog:ENOG410PNMP;~InterPro:IPR013897;~PFAM:PF08588) — MPGSEKASRYRLKVTAGPDYDPATHQDVSVNEDQTLYISNSHASTNLAVRIQNYTGFPDGAPRTNTYFTHPSHHKDQYSISFAISFTKPINGDDLLFGNDFDNPIRDRLPPGFGAALRLVQWTIDPSLDGDAHADKPYLYSPALATWNSLRVGRQIGRVEGGGKLPEVHGLVVEEGEDDGVCVREELGVPGEVAARRSHFHSEDKRKEWEFEVGRVYFADFGNQYLDFNDFTLRLPGFNINALHYIDEKTHSLRYVLKNRTTGDVYLVVLFTLVHDSEDQNPVSGQPGKVKGGRFDWEEEPSAADVE; from the exons ATGCCAGGATCAGAAAAGGCATCCAGATACCGCCTTAAAGTCACCGCAGGCCCCGACTACGACCCCGCAACCCACCAAGACGTCTCAGTAAACGAAGACCAAACACTATACATCTCAAACTCGCATGCATCTACAAACCTCGCCGTCCGAATCCAGAACTACACTG GCTTCCCCGATGGCGCCCCCAGAACCAACACCTACTTCACACATCCCTCACACCATAAAGACCAATACTCGATCTCATTTGCAATCTCCTTCACCAAACCCATAAACGGGGACGACCTTCTCTTTGGCAACGACTTCGACAACCCCATCCGCGACAGACTCCCACCGGGGTTTGGTGCCGCCCTCCGTCTCGTCCAGTGGACGATCGACCCCTCTCTTGATGGCGATGCGCATGCCGATAAACCGTATCTATATAGTCCGGCATTGGCGACGTGGAATTCTCTACGGGTCGGGAGGCAGATAGGCAGGGTAGAAGGTGGTGGTAAGTTGCCGGAAGTGCATgggttggttgttgaggagggtgaggacgATGGGGTTTGTGTTCGTGAGGAATTGGGTGTACCCGGCGAAGTTGCGGCCAGGCGATCGCATTTCCACAGCGAGGACAAGAGAAAGGAGTGGGAGTTTGAGGTGGGGAGGGTGTATTTTGCGGATTTTGGGAATCAGTACTTGGATTTTAATG ACTTTACCCTTCGTCTTCCCGGGTTCAATATCAATGCACTGCATTATATTGATGAGAAGACGCATTCCCTGCGTTATGTACTGAAGAACAGAACGACAGGTGATGTTTATCTGGTTGTTCTGTTCACTTTGGTTCACGATAGCGAGGATCAGAATCCTGTATCTGGACAACCAGGGAAAGTCAAGGGGGGTAGGTTTGACTGGGAAGAGGAACCGTCTGCTGCTGATGTCGAGTAG
- a CDS encoding F-box protein (COG:S;~EggNog:ENOG410PIV1;~InterPro:IPR026941,IPR021894,IPR001810,IPR036047;~PFAM:PF12014,PF00646,PF12937;~go_component: GO:0019005 - SCF ubiquitin ligase complex [Evidence IEA];~go_function: GO:0005515 - protein binding [Evidence IEA];~go_function: GO:0030332 - cyclin binding [Evidence IEA];~go_process: GO:0006974 - cellular response to DNA damage stimulus [Evidence IEA];~go_process: GO:0031146 - SCF-dependent proteasomal ubiquitin-dependent protein catabolic process [Evidence IEA];~go_process: GO:0031571 - mitotic G1 DNA damage checkpoint [Evidence IEA]) has protein sequence MAVALMEWPPPLGQRGQDSSHQNENEEGGPSLTDRDYITLQNLKTPLLQLPPELLYEILSYISASDLVHASSACRILAQHVNNERLWANLVNLNLPDPIQDPGVFDSFRSLYISHHPCWFIPRHKVWFSDTEHTGNLILTRYDNRRGVIEGYRVTTERRSHKFQVWEWNPDVVIQAFEPKVNLWLDDPILLLRKDPEERPRYLDTERVMEMPVQVQYVYNAISLCRPGCPEELTEATQWPPSNIPSDHRVYRNPDVHWEEWNRVPRQLSQVSEHAFRIRRWAHFRLGMPIFTAGQRETMSTYSTLDPSLYTPTKEKPYQGIWVGDYSAHGCEFLLFLQHDKEGDENSAHDPRNEDIVQRGSLKAVKLTGDPNVPRGEYSFMSDDIGPGGTIRIATESLFEGARVVRSSGHVAGLGFRDDTFITSQLILVSTDCVAHYWESMGHITYYRRLDIDALIGT, from the exons ATGGCCGTTGCACTTATGGAGTGGCCACCGCCCCTTGGGCAGCGGGGACAGGATTCCTCTCACCAAAATGAGAATGAAGAGGGAGGGCCTTCGTTGACAGACCGAGATTATATAACCTTGCAGAACCTCAAGACGCCGCTCCTCCAACTTCCCCCCGAACTGCTGTACGAGATTCTCTCTTATATCTCAGCGTCTGATCTTGTCCATGCCTCCTCAGCCTGTCGGATACTCGCTCAGCATGTGAACAACGAGCGGCTGTGGGCAAACCTGGTAAATTTGAACCTGCCAGACCCAATACAAGACCCTGGGGTTTTCGACTCCTTCCGCAGTCTTTACATCAGCCATCACCCGTGCTGGTTTATTCCGCGGCATAAAGTGTGGTTTTCAGATACAGAGCATACCGGGAACCTTATTTTAACCCGGTACGACAATCGACGTGGAGTAATAGAGGGATATCGTGTGACTACTGAGCGACGCTCTCACAAGTTTCAAGTGTGGGAATGGAACCCCGATGTCGTTATCCAAGCATTTGAGCCCAAGGTGAACTTGTGGCTTGATGATCCTATCCTTCTCCTACGAAAAGACCCCGAAGAACGGCCAAGATATCTTGACACCGAGAGAGTCATGGAAATGCCAGTCCAAGTGCAATACGTTTACAATGCAATTTCCCTCTGCCGACCCGGCTGTCCTGAAGAGCTCACCGAAGCCACGCAGTGGCCACCATCCAATATCCCCAGTGACCATCGTGTCTACCGTAACCCAGATGTCCATTGGGAGGAATGGAACCGTGTGCCTCGACAACTTTCTCAGGTGTCGGAGCATGCGTTTCGGATCAGGAGATGGGCGCATTTCCGCTTGGGTATGCCGATATTCACTGCTGGACAACGCGAGACAATGTCGACCTATTCTACTCTCGACCCAAGCCTATATACCCCAACCAAGGAGAAGCCATACCAAGGAATCTGGGTAGGTGATTACTCAGCGCATGGATGCGAatttctccttttcctccagcATGATAAGGAAGGAGATGAAAACAGTGCCCACGACCCACGAAATGAGGACATAGTACAGAGGGGTAGTTTGAAAGCCGTGAAACTCACTGGTGATCCCAATGTTCCTCGCGGCGAATACTCGTTCATGTCAGACGACATTGGACCTGGTGGCACCATCCGCATCGCAACTGAGTCCCTCTTCGAAGGCGCGAGAGTGGTACGTAGCAGTGGCCATGTTGCGGGCCTCGGTTTCAGAGATG ATACTTTCATTACGTCCCAGCTAATTTTAGTATCGACTGACTGTGTCGCACACTACTGGGAATCCATGGGCCATATCACCTATTACCGTCGCCTGGATATCGATGCACTCATCGGAACATGA
- a CDS encoding uncharacterized protein (COG:S;~EggNog:ENOG410PP7R) — MQHYSGPAMETRSRRKRRNSSGSNAGQYATVDEARPDNGSAMPCETPRPRKRVRFSDPGPTTQDLSDCSTGLTPALCRTSFEEKEYGSQRTPNRPSRRRSTPLPRSRRSTDSPIPRGSTSPERVLYFTPLRQLLDTRTQRRIRRTGLSNEITNIEREKRAAAQYERSLETLLRERDSLKQELEVAKRENTSPAGQSPSHDGEWMAPQDRIEHLESANDRLRAQLSSSAQSNHQATASDSDTDTVDTILINDSGFDGDTNLFMSDSPDFRAADAGHPIIDSFSLSQERSETDASVQTSCDMNSDFLALSRDLKAAENEKRNLFEACRSRINLLDCTPLGRHLRERSPPPDFLDDILPSLMQTLTRASDATQTLSDIQVELSSLGFNGAGAFESVEELHNQFRTARLELERTVPGETADAGLNDGMSTLSALVNRVKGLVTDLGEERTRHQGSADRERALRGQFDTLLVRYESASKKVQGMEESIASSAGDMLHTRMRMQDLEREAQEQVIGIDRLNTALSKYHDEVKGLEELVTKLEEEKVQRTESHAQQLSEMARKLAGEEQARRAADSTVAEMERLIRELEQVIEQNRIRVCDLTAKMETIERERSEAVESQKNNAEEHEHEVGLLNVRVAELNTALESAKAEAEKLSRSNSGLEEQLRLEVETRDGFLDKWVAEQTRAYTAMKAAVSAERRKAKVRAANWELKSDELQSDSMGVGSEPITPVSMTRFVDVEVGRGKHRRRLDSGIGVLTEDELEDEVDVVDVVPSDPADL, encoded by the coding sequence ATGCAACATTATTCAGGTCCAGCTATGGAAACTCgcagcaggagaaagaggcgtAACAGCTCCGGCTCAAACGCCGGGCAGTATGCCACAGTTGATGAAGCTCGTCCCGATAATGGCTCTGCTATGCCCTGCGAGACTCCACGTCCGCGTAAGAGGGTACGCTTCTCGGATCCAGGCCCCACGACCCAGGATCTTTCCGATTGCTCAACTGGCCTCACTCCAGCATTGTGTCGAACGTCGTTTGAGGAGAAAGAGTACGGTTCTCAACGCACTCCAAATCGCCCATCACGTCGCCGGTCCACTCCTCTTCCGCGTTCTCGCCGATCCACTGATAGTCCGATACCACGAGGTTCTACATCACCTGAGAGGGTACTGTATTTCACGCCACTACGACAGCTATTGGACACGCGGACTCAGCGCAGAATCAGGCGTACAGGGCTCAGTAACGAGATCACCAACATCGAACGCGAAAagcgagcagcagctcaGTACGAGAGATCCCTAGAAACGTTGCTACGCGAAAGGGACTCCTTGAAACAGGAACTTGAGGTggcgaaaagagaaaatactTCGCCGGCAGGTCAATCACCAAGCCACgatggagaatggatggCACCGCAAGATCGGATCGAACATCTAGAGTCTGCCAACGATCGACTGAGGGCACAGTTATCATCCTCCGCTCAAAGTAACCACCAGGCTACCGCATCCGACAGCGACACAGATACGGTGGACACGATCTTGATAAATGATAGCGGCTTTGATGGAGACACTAACTTATTCATGTCGGATTCACCCGATTTTCGTGCAGCCGATGCGGGCCACCCTATTATAGACAGCTTTTCACTCAGCCAAGAGCGATCAGAAACCGATGCTTCTGTCCAGACATCATGCGACATGAActccgacttcctcgccctctctcgGGATCTGAAAGCAGCGGAGAACGAGAAGAGAAACCTATTCGAAGCATGTCGCTCGCGTATTAACTTGCTGGACTGCACACCTCTTGGGCGCCATCTTCGTGAACGCTCCCCTCCGCCagacttcctcgacgacaTTCTCCCTAGTCTCATGCAGACGCTTACCCGTGCGTCAGACGCCACGCAAACTTTGAGTGATATCCAGGTTGAACTCTCTAGTCTCGGCTTCAACGGTGCAGGTGCATTTGAGAGCGTGGAAGAATTGCACAACCAGTTTCGCACTGCACGTCTCGAGCTGGAACGGACGGTCCCTGGAGAGACGGCCGACGCTGGCCTGAATGATGGAATGTCCACGCTTAGTGCACTTGTGAACCGCGTTAAGGGGCTCGTGACGGACCTGGGTGAGGAACGGACGCGCCACCAGGGCTCGGCTGATCGCGAACGGGCTCTGCGAGGACAATTTGATACCCTTCTAGTCCGCTATGAGTCCGCATCGAAGAAGGTCCAGGGCATGGAAGAGTCGATCGCGTCTTCTGCCGGGGATATGCTCCATacgagaatgagaatgcaGGATCTCGAACGTGAAGCTCAGGAGCAAGTCATCGGCATCGATAGATTAAACACCGCGCTGAGCAAATATCACGACGAAGTCAAAggcctggaggagctcgTGACCAAGttagaggaagagaaagttCAGCGCACCGAGAGCCATGCCCAACAGCTATCGGAAATGGCACGTAAGCTGGCCGGGGAAGAGCAAGCGCGTCGCGCGGCCGATTCAACCGTTGCGGAAATGGAAAGGTTGATTCGCGAGCTAGAACAGGTTATTGAACAAAATAGGATACGAGTCTGCGACCTCACTGCCAAAATGGAAACCATTGAGCGCGAGCGCTCCGAAGCCGTCGAAAGCCAAAAGAACAACGCCGAggaacatgaacatgaagTTGGTTTGTTGAATGTCCGGGTTGCTGAACTCAACACGGCGTTGGAGTCTGCCAAAGCGGAAGCAGAGAAGCTCAGTCGCAGCAATTCGGGCCTCGAAGAACAACTGCGACTGGAGGTTGAAACAAGAGACGGCTTTCTGGATAAATGGGTTGCGGAGCAGACGCGAGCGTACACAGCAATGAAGGCTGCAGTAAGTGCTGAACGTCGCAAAGCAAAGGTTCGAGCTGCGAATTGGGAGTTGAAGTCAGATGAACTGCAGTCAGATAGCATGGGGGTTGGCAGCGAGCCCATCACCCCAGTCAGCATGACACGCTTTGTCGATGTGGAGGTTGGACGGGGAAAGCATCGAAGGCGGCTCGACAGTGGAATTGGTGTTCTCACTGAGGACGAGCTAGAAGATGAGGTGGACGTTGTGGACGTTGTTCCCTCGGACCCAGCCGATCTTTGA
- the lysB gene encoding homoisocitrate dehydrogenase lysB (COG:E;~EggNog:ENOG410PHTX;~InterPro:IPR019818,IPR024084;~PFAM:PF00180;~go_function: GO:0000287 - magnesium ion binding [Evidence IEA];~go_function: GO:0016616 - oxidoreductase activity, acting on the CH-OH group of donors, NAD or NADP as acceptor [Evidence IEA];~go_function: GO:0051287 - NAD binding [Evidence IEA];~go_process: GO:0055114 - oxidation-reduction process [Evidence IEA]), protein MAAARTLRIGLIPGDGIGREVIPAGKRILESLPSSLNLKFNFVDLEAGYDCFKKNGTALPDKTVEILKKECDGALFGAVSSPSTKVAGYSSPIVALRKKLDLFANVRPVKTTLGSSAGNPIDLVIVRENTEDLYVKEESTEQTPNGKVARAIKQISERASSRIATIAGEIALRRQKIRDATPASGLRTEPMVTITHKSNVLSQTDGLFREAARTALAAQQFSSVQVEEQIVDSMVYKLFRQPEYYDVIVAPNLYGDILSDGAAALVGSLGLVPSANVSDGFAIGEPCHGSAPDIEGKNIANPIATLRSVALMLEFLGEENAAAKIYAAVDGNLDEGKYLSPDMGGKATTTEVLDDVLKRL, encoded by the exons ATGGCTGCTGCTAGGACTCTTCGCATAG GTCTCATCCCCGGTGACGGTATCGGACGGGAGGTCATTCCG GCCGGTAAACGGATCCTGGAATCTCTCCCTTCCTCGCTAAACCTGAAGTTCAActtcgtcgacctcgaggcGGGCTACGACTGCTTCAAGAAGAACGGTACCGCCCTGCCCGACAAGACCGTTGAGATCCTGAAGAAGGAATGTGACGGTGCTCTCTTCGGAGCTGTCAG CTCGCCATCCACCAAGGTCGCTGGCTACTCTTCCCCCATCGTCGCCCTCCGCAAGAAGCTCGACCTCTTCGCCAATGTACGCCCCGTTAAGACTACACTCGGCAGCAGCGCCGGTAACCCTATCGACCTCGTCATTGTCCGCGAGAACACGGAGGATCTCTACGTGAAGGAAGAGAGCACCGAGCAGACCCCCAATGGCAAGGTCGCCAGGGCCATCAAGCAGATCTCCGAGCGCGCCTCGTCCCGCATCGCTACCATTGCCGGTGAAATTGCCCTTCGCCGACAGAAGATCCGCGATGCCACCCCTGCCTCCGGTCTCCGCACCGAGCCCATGGTCACCATCACTCACAAGTCTAACGTCCTCTCCCAGACCGACGGTCTCTTCCGCGAGGCCGCCCGCACTGCCCTCGCCGCCCAACAGTTTTCCTCCGTCCAGGTCGAGGAGCAGATCGTCGACTCCATGGTCTACAAGCTCTTCCGCCAGCCCGAGTACTACGATGTGATTGTTGCCCCTAACCTCTACGGAGACATCCTGTCTGATGGTGCCGCCGCTCTCGTCGGCAGCTTGGGTCTCGTTCCCAGCGCCAACGTTAGTGACGGTTTTGCCATCGGTGAGCCCTGCCACGGTAGCGCCCCCGACATTGAGGGCAAGAACATTGCCAACCCCATTGCTACTCTGCGCAGTGTTGCCCTGATGCTCGAGTTCTTGGGCGAGGAGAACGCCGCGGCTAAGATCTACGCCGCTGTCGACGGCAACCTGGATGAGGGCAAGTACCTGTCCCCGGACATGGGCGGAAAGGCCACCACTACCGAGGTTCTGGATGATGTGCTCAAGAGACTGTAA